The stretch of DNA tcaaacatctgtcaactgattgtttaggtttcgtttcaaaacgttttttttttaacaaagcgtgaattcgcgatgaaaaaggaataatgtcgacgtctggtggcgaatttcaattagggaccaagtttgggtccctatctcgttagtgtaatacctatcatattagaagacacgaagccagttttcgaatgttaaaatttgaatgaaaatgttcacatcatgttatttaatcacttaaaacattttttttcgacttttatttaaccctttgtttatacatttccaacattattactgaaacttttcattataatataaagttgtcttcaaaaacaattttcgtacaagattttttcaccacctgcaaacaaaagtgtttttcatttaaacagaatgccaaattggtacggaaaggttatttttcattcataatttaaattttataaacGTGTtcgttccgcctgaaaatcaatcaattttttcacgttcccctaaactagtaaatgaagctcaatgccatcaatgcgaatcgttaacttgtttaacttcaagcgcaagatagcagcattaaacataaattagatatgacatcaaaacgaatgaaagtgttttcagatccaaagtatgctcatgagcatacttgataattataaagtaaatacttgatgaatgctgttttattcatacgaaatcagctgaacattcattttcgaaaagtaaatactttgttgtttctttttttcataccaaacgtagtaaaaacttaatctcactgctcgactgctcgaatgaagtaaagtaaagatgaagtttgtttttattcatacggcctaatgTCTCTAAAAACATTACTGAGAAgttaagttttttttcgttgtgaTTTTTCCTGACCACAGTGCGTCCTAGCGGTGATATCATGAACTAAAGCATTGTCATTacgttatacttatgacagacatacagctgtacttgcgttgtacttcgaaaattgtatgtctgtcaccatgtacagcgctagaaccatgcaagcaactcggtacaatcgctgtacctgtaccgatatgttttaccgctgtacatggctacagttgtactgtgcgcagcgccatagacggttagtggtgggtagcatgaacaaaacgaatcaaaacatttggtatacaatcttttcattgactttctcttgagttaataactcagattggaaacatatttgttgtgttcgatagtttagacgctaaataaacctttttcattgaaatattggtgaaaatacaatgcaataaattcaaacttctgattgtcagtctgacatgcggtacaatgtacaaccaaagtatgtgtgtcatgctatcgtggtacctgtacaacgctgtacacgtacagcgctagtacagttgtatgtctgtccatggtattatTGGCGATcaaacgtacaaatctacacctaggcggcgctgcggtgaaagtgatgatggttttaaatttagccatgtgagcttatggaaggtttgtagttctttccataaattacaatgttataatcataaaagaatatttgattgcgatgagtttgtaagaaatttaattctgcgcaattttatatataacatgttatttatttacctctttcagtagtgaaaactataaaaatgttgacaatggttgaattaaagaaggaaattcgagagcacaatcaaacacaagtagaaaaatgcaagATTCCTGCATGTACCTTGGAGAGCCCGGaattaaaatatacgtgatttgttttttgagttttaggttacattagcatcattttcttagttcaaaaacaaaatccagatgtctcaccgatcgtttacgttttgcgttagatcgccattAGACTGGGATCATATGatcaactttgttgaagacaacATGTTTCTAGAGAACATTCCAGAggagttgttattttttcccCGTTATGAGTTTTTTCTAACCACTGCGTGCCCTAGCGGTGATGTTATGAAATAAACCATTGTCTCCCCATGATGGCCAGGAATCCTAAGATCAGCTTTGTTGAAGACACCATGCTTCTAGAAAGCATCTCAAATGAGCTATTAATTTCCCCCCGATTTGAGAGCTTTTGGaccagtgttgtaaacggtcgacatttctggtaaccatcacatactgctcTTGCGCAATAGTTTCGGCTCAATATGTACTGTCCATCAGCCACGAACGCTCGTTTAGTAAAAGCGCGTCCACATtttgccgaatgatgccgatcggccagtaccaggcggcatattcggttcgttatgtaatgtggacgccacatcgggtgcacgaagccgaagtcccatcgtatgtacgaagccgtcacgaacaaaCGAAGCAccatgtcgtcaacgctaatttacttcgttttgttttggttcgactttctcgaataggacccacttgtttcgggttgggttcggtttgtttcgagtcggttttcggcacgtcggcaagcccgggcggtacgtccacatttggtcggctttaccgggcggccaaggccgctcggcgtaatgtggacgcgtcttaagaaaacgtgaatgtttgaaataattcatataaaaaatggttttgggcgggacaaagtacGCTGGTCAGCTAGTCCGGAATGTTTAGGCCACTCTGCGGTCTAGGATAGCCCATGTCTCATTGGTATGCTGGCCAAAGACCATAGCTGCTAAAaatctaaacaaactccaacatGCGTTGttattactggagcaatgcggagcaagacgggtctatggtactaggtgaggccgtttcgtcactaagttggttaggggagcggtatatgaaaacagcacggaagaaagtagaaggggaattatttgcttgtaacgtgaaagagacagactgatcacgagcgagcttcggcaatagcgaattgtgttttgtttacaaacaaaacacagtagacttccaagatggctggagagtggttttagcaagttggcccaccttagtatatacttctaggcgccttgatgcggagcacaccctcaaaggcattagAGGCTATCGTTCACTTGTTGCCTTTAAACCAACATGTTCGGTTGGAAATTAAGAAAAACGCTCTGAAGATTAAAAGGtgaaacaaaatattagacggAGCCAAACTGgccacttgagcatcctgaatctcttacccgttggaccatCCTCGGACACGTGATTGGAAGCCAGAGAAAAAATTATGTAGCTATGGGAAGCTGGTAAACGGTTTTTCCGGCAGAAATAATTGCAAttatagaatgtataaatgtgtacctcaaaaaatattatacgagggcggtccgataagtacttagcctcatcgcccgatggtgtcagtatcgcgagagagattacttatcgtgtagtagattctcgtaaacggctactgacaatgccgaatcggactcgtagttttgtttcgaacgtgtgtggaagcgggcgtgaccacggattttagaaaaatggaaaaaatgccGAAATTCCGCCGACGGCcagattggtcgaattgcactacgaactgctgcccacccaccgtattctccagatttggctccgtgcaacttttttgtttccaaacttcaaAAAATCACTCGCCGTGCAGAAATTTgatcgaatgaggaggtcatcgccgccacggaggcctgctttgcagacctcgagaaaacgtatttttcagattgaTGGAGCATCGCATCGAGttaagtgtatcgagctaaaaggagactatgtcgaaaaataaatcgccacttttccaaaatttttgttttttttgtaggctaagtacttatcggactgccctcgtagacatgctaacatttgcatcttcGCAGACTTAATGCTTTCATGTGCTTACCTTTtaaattacacttgatatttactgaataCCTATTTATTGTgttgaatttggatgaaaaataatgtcaagtttactcattTAACCAACCGCAAAGTTTTTAAATAGTAttaaattttgtatgaataagaagaaaaaaactaaTAGATAGAATTTTTAAAGAAATCTGGCTATAGGGGCCTAAGGAATTGTCGGCAACGTCCTTACAGTCTTATTCTGGAAAATGGGTCTCATgctcaaaatagtttgagaattccTGTTCTATGGTGTACCACTGGCAAAAACAAAGCAATAAAAATTGTTAGAAACAAAACGGAAATACATTTAGACAATAAAACAAACACTACGCTAACGGTGACCGGTAATTCTATTTCCCAGCATGAGCAttccgaaaacaaaattcatcccGATAAGCTTTATGCTTTTATGATGATCCTGCAGCTTTTACAATTTATTTTCGCAACCCGTTTAATCGTTAATATCTACTACTGATAAGCCAATACCGCACACCAAATTTGACCAAAGCTATCCGCGTTAATCATCCGGATAGATAAGCAAATAATGTCCAACCATATATAAGACGATATTCGATAGTAGATAGAAGAGTTGGCTTTTTCGAATCGTGGTCATCGACAATTCGAATCGGTAGACTGGAAGCAGGTAAGAATTTGTTCCTAATAGTGCGATTGGAATTTGGAAACAACCGCTAATCTGAATAAACCAGAGTCCTGGAGTGTGCGATTAAAATGATTTTCCTACTTGAAACAGTGTAGTGTAGTTCTTGAATGGATTGTTGAACTTAAGCCTTTATTCCAGAGACTTCGATTTGCATATAAGATAGTTctatattgaaatattgaatgTTTGCTGATTCAATCAGAGAGAAAATGGGCAACGGTTAAGTTTTGCACGAAGTGTTATCGAGAGTTTGAGGTTTATTTACGTGCTTGTGGTCGACCGAATATATGTCTATATTAATTATTACATGATTTTCACTGAGGTAAACGCAACAATAAAACAAGAGGAAGGAAGAATTACTGAGAGTTATCAACGCTATCTGATTGAAATAGATAAAATATGATTACTATAATCCACGACGATTGTGACGCTGGAAACCATATCAAATTTTCGACAACACTCACCCAACGTATCCTTATTCCAGAAACCAAGCTATGAGATCGGCTATCATCATCACATTGGCACTAGTGGCCGTGGCAGCGGCTGCCAATGTTCACAAAGCCAAGCGGCATGGGGAAATCAACCCATTGCTCGTACAGCAGATACTGACGAAGCGCCCGATAGCACCGCCAGCATCCGGCAAATCCAACCCAAGTGGACGGTTGGTGGTGGAGAATTTCTTCACCACACGTGTGGACCACTTCAACGCACAAAACACGGACGAATGGACCCTCCAGTACTACTCGGCCCCGGATAATTACCGCGAGGGTGGTCCGATTCTCATTTTCTTGAGTGGTAACCTTCCCATTCGTACCGACATGGTGGACGATTCCTCGCTAATGTACGAATTGGGCAGGGAACTGCATGGTGCCGTTTATGCCTTCGAATCTCGATTCTTCGGTCAGAGTTGGGTGACCAAGTAGGGTTTTGACGAATAGAAATTATGTAATATCCTCTAATCTAATCTGTTCCGATTGCAGTGACGTGAGCACTGAGAATCTGCACCTACTGAATAGCGACCAAATTCTGGCGGACTTGGCCGAGTTCGTTCAGTACTTGAAGGGAGCCGTTCTGCGAAACGAACACGCCCATGTTTTGGTCGCTGGTTCGGGATACGGTGGTGCGCTAGCCACCTGGTTCCGTGTGCGCTATCCACATTTAGCCGATGCGGCGTGGTCTTCCAGTGGATTCCATCATGCCGTTCCTAATTTCCAGCAGTTTGCTGAGGCCTGGGGACAAACGTTGATCGATTTCGGCGGTCAGAGATGCTACAACGATATCTTCGTGGCGTTCCATGTGATCGAAAATTTGCTCGATATGGGACTTGCTGATGTGGTCTCGGAGAGATTCAACCTCTGCACACCGATCGATGTGGAAGACAGTCTACAGGTGCAATACTTCTTAGCTGGGCTTATGTCGACGGTTGAACTCTTTACTCTCGTCAATGGAAAGTATGTTTCGGTTGCACCTATTCGAAAAGAATGAGGTACACAGATATTTTTTCTTCTATATCCAGTGTTTCCGATTTCGCCGTGGTATGTGACGAGATCACCAACAGCCAGGCTTCAAGCACGCTGGATGCTCTCGCCCAATGGTTTACTAGCAAAGTCTCCATGGGAGAGGAATGTATCAATTTAGATATAGACTTAACAATTGATGCACTCAGAGAAGTGGAGTGGAACGCCACCCTCAATCAGTACGGCATTCGGCAAACATTGTATCAGGAATGTACCGAATTTGGATGGTTCCCAACAACTACGGACTCGGACCACCAGCCATTCGGCAATCGTATCAGCTTGGATCTCTACACGGAAACGTGCCGTCGGGTGTTTGGGGACTGGATCACTCACGACTCGCTCGAATATTCCACGCAGCGTGCAAACAACCGATTCGGAGGAAAATTGCCAGCCATACAGCAAGCTCACTTCACCTTTGGTGCAGAGGACCCTACCCGTCCGATCAGCATCACCCACGATCTGAACCCGATGGCTTTGGCTGACGCAATTCCAGGGGCGATCCACGCTTCTGATCTGAGGGCAACTTCAGATAGCGATTCCGAGGAACTGAGAGCGACCAAGGAACACATGAAGCTACTGGTAAGCAAATATCTGTTCCCTGTTAGCCCGAGAGTTTCGGTTGAGGATGCGTAAGCTGACGTGTCTTTCAGAAATGTTTGTTTAACTCAATAACATAGTATTTTATATCATATTTCTATCCATTTGCAAAGTCATATCACAATCCTTTCTAAATATATATCTGAAGCTATAATTTTTCCAAccaacaatccagtcatcgaaagaCTTTTTATaactgtattcaggaattgccttcagttTACACAGTGAATTCGTTTTTAGTGGTTCAATCCTAAAACAACGGGTCCGGGTTtcggaaatagaaaaaagtcacacCGGGCGATATATGGAGAGTGCGGTACTTGTTCAAGCGCATTCGTGTCAATTTTGGTCATAATTCGttcacaatgtttgatcaatgAGCTGGTGCATTACCGTAGTGCAAAATCCAATTGTTATCCTTCCACGAATCTGATCGTTTGtgacgaattttctctctcaaGCGCCTCATAACGCCAAGATCAGTGACCGTTGACTCTCCGGAAGAAATTCCGAATGGACAACACCATGAATAATAACACCAAGATAACAATCAGCCCTACCTTCACTTTTGATCGACTTTGACGTTGTGTTTTCGGTTCCAACTCATTTGCAGCGGTCCAATCTGATGATTGTTGACTCGTTTGCATGTCAAACTCGTAcacccatgtctcgtcgccagtaattatgctttggatgaacgtgggatcaTAATCAGATAGTTCAAGCATGTCTTAAGGCACTTGATTGcggttttgaagaaaattgagctcttttgcCACTAGTCGCGCAGCAATTTTTCTCATGTCCAAAACTTCAACTAAAATATGTCTCGTAAGAGATATTTGATTCAAGTACTTAAATGACAatttccgagcaccattccttttgttttgtcgatgtttccatcagttgaagaggtggATGGTCGTCCTCGATGTAGCAAATTgttcatctcttctcggccGTCTTTGAATGTCTTATAGCATTCATGTACCTATGTTTGcgacatagttgagtcaccaaatgtatttttgcaacatttcggcacaagaaattttgtttgccgTACAACACTATCTTTGACAaatagaattatccatatcaaaaaaCGTCTATAAAAAATAACTTGTTCTTAACACTCCTTTACTAGCGtgaaaaatcgta from Toxorhynchites rutilus septentrionalis strain SRP chromosome 3, ASM2978413v1, whole genome shotgun sequence encodes:
- the LOC129779313 gene encoding thymus-specific serine protease-like, whose product is MRSAIIITLALVAVAAAANVHKAKRHGEINPLLVQQILTKRPIAPPASGKSNPSGRLVVENFFTTRVDHFNAQNTDEWTLQYYSAPDNYREGGPILIFLSGNLPIRTDMVDDSSLMYELGRELHGAVYAFESRFFGQSWVTNDVSTENLHLLNSDQILADLAEFVQYLKGAVLRNEHAHVLVAGSGYGGALATWFRVRYPHLADAAWSSSGFHHAVPNFQQFAEAWGQTLIDFGGQRCYNDIFVAFHVIENLLDMGLADVVSERFNLCTPIDVEDSLQVQYFLAGLMSTVELFTLVNGNVSDFAVVCDEITNSQASSTLDALAQWFTSKVSMGEECINLDIDLTIDALREVEWNATLNQYGIRQTLYQECTEFGWFPTTTDSDHQPFGNRISLDLYTETCRRVFGDWITHDSLEYSTQRANNRFGGKLPAIQQAHFTFGAEDPTRPISITHDLNPMALADAIPGAIHASDLRATSDSDSEELRATKEHMKLLVSKYLFPVSPRVSVEDA